The genomic interval cgcgcgccgcgcctccgcgccgccgtcgcccgagGAGAACGCCGGGGACctcatcgccgccgtgcgcgtgcTGCTCCTGCGGCGCCTCGGCTCGctgtcctcctcgccgccgccgcccgggaGGAGGGTCCGGTCCACGCCGAGCAGCCCCAGGCGTGGCGGCGCAGCCGACGTgcccgacgccgtcgccgtcgcggccaccgccggcgtcACGCTGGCGCGCACGGGGAGCTGCTTCGCTGCTCTCCTGGAGTGAGCTtgcttcgccggcggccggcggccggcggaatTGCAGCGGAGCTCTGTGCTTGGATGTACTGTAGTTTCCTTTCATAAAAAAGCtaccataataaaatatgtgtacaGAGAGAGAATCTAGAAATGAAAACAATTCAGTAGGCATGGACTATGCAGGCTCCCACCTGAGAAGCCCTAAACAAGCCATTTGCAATAAGAATACACACCCCACAGTGCAAATGCTCTAGGTGCcccataaaacttttttttaattttcctgGCAACTCTTGCTCCTATCTCTCTCCCCTATCCCCTCTCCCGAGTTCTCTCCCCACCGACCCTCTCTCGagctctctcttctctctcccggTCGCCGGAGCTTGGTGGCGGCCGTGGCCGAcggcggaggtcggcggcgcgTCGCGGGCGACGGCAGATCCGGGGTCGGGCAGGCGGGGGTGCGTCGAGCGGCGGTGGATTTGGCCGTTGGGCGGGCGGCAACGGCGGATCCGGGCGGCAGCGCATCGAGGGAGGCGGTTGTGTCGGTGGCGCCccgtgcggcggcggaagaTCTGGGCGTCGGGCGGGCGTCAGCAGCGTTtttgggcggcggcgcgacggcggcagaTCCTGGCGTCgagcgggtggcggcggatcCCGTCGTCGggcgggcgacgacggcggatcTGGGTGGCGGCGCGTCGGGAACGATGAatctgggcggcggcgcgtcccCACGGCGGCGCATCGAGGAAGGCAGCGCACCGAGCGGCGAAGGCACATCGGGGGCGACCGGGCgaagctcgccggcgtcgagaCGTGGGAggtcctcgccggcgtcgggggACGGTCCTCACCGGCGTCGGGACGGTGTCGGCATCGTCAGTCCTCTCTGTTCCTTCACcagtttctctctctttcttcctggtttctctctcttctctctcacttTTGGTAGAGCCACCGTATCTCTGCAAGGTAACGTGCACCCCTGTTGGGGCACGGTGCACGCTGACGTGGTGGACCAGCTCCTACGTGGTAAGCTAGAGCTTCTCGCCACGTAGGAGTATTGTGCATGGCCTTATATTGATCTCCGACCCCATGGATGGAAAGTTTCATTGCCATTGTTCTTGTGCAGTAGATTTTCAAGTTTGAAGTGTAAAGCATACACGTGAGCACCTATAAGATTCTTTTACAAAGTTGAACgaaattatttaattgttgAGCAAAACTTGGATTATTGTCAAGAGGGGTAACGTGAAAAACTACATGCTCAACGTCCACTTTATCAGAAACTATAGATTAAAGAGAGTACTGTAGAACTAAATAAACCGTTTATTACATCACTACAGATTTAGTGCTAATtcaatcacaaaactataattttcaaaaaagaaaaatagacaaATAGTGGTAGGCATTTGAACTCcaaatctgtagttttttataacttaatttttaactctataATTATATGACATTTCACCTTAAATCTGTAAATTGGTAATAAAATTGaggttaaatatgtaaatttacGATGTAATACCTTCAATGTAGTTTTCTAAGAATATTGACAAAGGGGATTATTGTTT from Oryza brachyantha chromosome 3, ObraRS2, whole genome shotgun sequence carries:
- the LOC121053926 gene encoding uncharacterized protein LOC121053926; the encoded protein is MEDDEEEEEAVVVVAAACECCGFTQECTAPYMAGVRARYGGRWICGLCRDAVGEELGRADPPITPGEALDRHAAVCGARRASAPPSPEENAGDLIAAVRVLLLRRLGSLSSSPPPPGRRVRSTPSSPRRGGAADVPDAVAVAATAGVTLARTGSCFAALLE